One genomic region from Salvia hispanica cultivar TCC Black 2014 chromosome 2, UniMelb_Shisp_WGS_1.0, whole genome shotgun sequence encodes:
- the LOC125205804 gene encoding zinc finger transcription factor YY1-like yields METHTLFDRRPISRSRAPAVKWFKEWVPQDTVSNGGKCLVLKWVNEVTMRAMKEKSKEPEAVDSEPEPTTEVLFLCSYEGCGKTFIDAGTLRKHSHIHGERQYVCHYENCGKKFLDSSKLKRHFLIHTGERDFVCPHEGCGKAFSLDFNLRSHMKTHAQENYHICLYPDCGKRYAHEYKLKNHVASHHGKANVMETPKYVMPPEKPMKTPKSTTGATGPASSDRPYGCPYEGCEKAYIHEYKLNLHLRREHPGHFPDENAKANKPKTEQEIDEGSDQDAFAGKRSNGKAQKRSRPKPNLKLPPSKVSHRKTTTISPVNLNLAKKHRPLKEKIYEEDSEETEEERENIADGWRYGDNKEDDDEETEYED; encoded by the exons ATGGAGACTCACACTCTGTTTGACAGACGTCCCATATCCCGCTCCAGAGCTCCTGCTGTTAAATGGTTCAAGGAATG GGTGCCGCAAGATACTGTTTCAAATGGTGGGAAATGCCTTGTCTTGAAATGGGTTAATG AGGTGACGATGAGGGCCATGAAGGAGAAGTCTAAAGAGCCAGAGGCGGTGGATTCCGAGCCTGAACCCACAACAGAAGTTCTCTTCTTGTGCAGTTATGAAGGCTGTGGAAAGACATTTATAGATGCTGGAACATTGAGGAAGCACTCTCATATTCATGGGGAGAGACAATATGTTTGCCATTATGAGAATTGTGGGAAG AAATTTTTGGACAGTTCAAAGCTAAAGAGgcattttttaatacatacTGGGGAGAGAGACTTTGTGTGTCCACATGAAGGCTGTGGTAAG GCGTTCTCTTTGGACTTCAATCTTAGGTCACATATGAAAACGCATGCACAGGAGAACTATCATATTTGTCTGTATCCTGATTGTGGAAAACGATACGCCCATGAATACAAGCTAAAGAATCATGTTGCATCTCATCACGGGAAGGCG AATGTGATGGAAACACCCAAATACGTTATGCCTCCAGAAAAGCCCATGAAAACTCCTAAGTCTACTACAGGAGCAACGGGCCCTGCATCATCAGACCGACCATATGGCTGTCCATATGAAGGGTGTGAGAAGGCATACATTCATGAATACAAGCTGAATCTTCATCTGAGGCGAGAGCATCCTGGTCATTTTCCAGATGAGAATGCGAAAGCCAACAAACCAAAAACTGAACAAGAGATAGATGAAGGCAGTGATCAAGATGCATTTGCTGGCAAACGTAGCAACGGTAAGGCCCAAAAACGAAGCAGGCCAAAGCCAAACCTGAAGTTGCCACCTTCGAAGGTTTCTCATCGTAAGACTACTACTATTTCCCCTGTCAATTTGAATTTGGCAAAGAAACATCGGCCTCTCAAGGAGAAAATATACGAAGAAGATAGTGAAGAGACGGAAGAGGAACGAGAGAATATTGCAGATGGGTGGAGGTATGGTGACAATAAAGAGGATGACGATGAAGAGACAGAATATGAAgattaa
- the LOC125207672 gene encoding magnesium transporter MRS2-4-like, producing the protein MPKLTFRRKKKSLPPTLPPPPPPIDAAASTSKASAKKKPVGSRLWMRMDRLAHSELIDCDKTLIIKRVSLPARDFRILGPIFSHSSTILAREKAMIVNLEFIRAIITAEEVLLLDPLQQKVLPFVDQLRQKLPQKVSQDKEMQSATAGEWLTAPETGDGLQEELPFEFQVLEIALEVVCTYLDSSVAELERDAYPALDELALSVSTKNLERVRSLKSNLTRLLARVQKVRDEIEHLLDDNEDMAQLYLTRKWIQNHQAESFDPASNSIVPGAPHLRRLNSARSGSLVSNYLNDEDVEDLEMLLEAYFMQLDGTRNKILSVSSFLLSGILYIF; encoded by the exons ATGCCCAAGCTTACGTTCCGCCGGAAGAAGAAGTCCTTACCTCCCACGCTGccccctcctcctccgccgatCGACGCGGCTGCCTCTACAAGCAAAGCGTCCGCGAAGAAGAAGCCGGTTGGCTCTCGCCTCTGGATGCGGATGGATCGCCTTGCCCACTCCGAACTCATCGACTGCGATAAGACCCTCATCATCAAGCGCGTCTCCCTTCCCGCTAGGGATTTCAGGATTCTCGGCCCTATTTTCTCTCATTCCTCCACCATTCTTG CTAGGGAAAAAGCCATGATTGTCAATTTGGAATTTATAAGAGCAATAATCACAGCGGAAGAAGTGTTGTTACTTGATCCTCTTCAACAAAAGGTTCTGCCCTTCGTGGATCAGCTGAGACAGAAGTTGCCTCAGAAAGTCTCTCAAGATAAGGAAATGCAATCTGCCACTGCTGGAGAATGGTTAACTGCTCCAGAGACTGGTGATGGCTTGCAAGAGGAACTTCCTTTTGAGTTCCAGGTCCTCGAAATAGCATTAGAGGTTGTATGCACATATTTAGACTCCAGTGTTGCTGAACTTGAGAGGGATGCTTACCCTGCTTTAGATGAACTGGCCTTAAGTGTTAGCACTAAGAACCTGGAGCGTGTACGGAGTTTGAAAAGTAATCTCACGCGTTTGCTTGCACGGGTACAAAAG GTGAGAGATGAAATCGAACATCTTTTAGACGACAATGAAGATATGGCTCAACTATACCTAACTCGGAAGTGGATACAGAATCACCAAGCTGAATCCTTTGATCCTGCATCCAACAGCATTGTTCCTGGTGCTCCTCATCTCCGTCGGCTCAACTCTGCCAGAAGTGGTAGTCTTGTGAGCAATTATTTGAATGACGAAGATGTAGAGGACCTAGAAATGTTGCTAGAAGCCTACTTCATGCAATTGGATGGCACCCGTAATAAAATTCTATCTGTGAGTAGTTTTCTTCTTTCGGGCATActgtatattttttga